One region of Salvia miltiorrhiza cultivar Shanhuang (shh) chromosome 3, IMPLAD_Smil_shh, whole genome shotgun sequence genomic DNA includes:
- the LOC131015270 gene encoding FCS-Like Zinc finger 10-like isoform X1 — MLRKRTRSHQKDQNMNNTIPDSMYIHSDEKRKDNSLLKVPGLFVGFNARSSDSDSVRSPTSPLDFRIFSSLGNPFRCLRAQNEGHHKSWDCSKVGLSIIDSLDHELGETGKSIARPSDHRNILFGRQMSVRSPTFCSLEAPKSLPKDVAVFPSTLAKPANARKRDSDVVFEIGEAPFEQEASGSFRARSVDSGRYGSHLTNFRNLKSRFGSGSFGVENATSPARSGVGMSPRLGSSSGEKLSPPGNCFISSIPASEIELSEDYTCVRTHGPNPKVTHIFGDCVLECHNNDLTDFLKNSEGGGEATTTPEGLGQCDVLPPYPSEDFLKFCYSCKKRLDGEDIFMYRLANLAIPHHLRAFQLVYIYLCICTILMNCDGFCRGEKAFCSSTCRSQEMEIDEEDSSEIL; from the coding sequence atgctGAGGAAGAGAACTAGATCACACCAAAAAGATCAAAACATGAATAATACAATACCTGATTCTATGTATATTCACTCCGATGAGAAGCGTAAAGATAACTCCCTTTTGAAGGTTCCTGGCTTGTTTGTGGGATTCAATGCCAGGAGCTCAGATTCTGATTCAGTGAGAAGCCCCACTTCGCCGTTAGATTTTAGGATTTTTTCGAGTTTAGGCAATCCCTTTAGGTGTCTAAGAGCACAGAATGAGGGGCACCACAAGAGCTGGGATTGTAGCAAAGTAGGTCTAAGCATTATAGATTCTCTCGACCACGAGCTTGGTGAGACGGGGAAGAGCATTGCCCGGCCATCTGATCATAGGAATATTCTTTTCGGACGACAGATGAGTGTTAGGAGCCCAACTTTTTGTTCTTTGGAGGCACCTAAGTCACTGCCTAAAGATGTTGCTGTTTTCCCTAGCACCCTTGCTAAGCCAGCCAATGCACGGAAGCGTGATTCTGATGTTGTGTTTGAGATTGGGGAGGCCCCGTTCGAGCAGGAGGCTTCTGGAAGCTTTCGTGCTCGTTCGGTGGATTCTGGAAGGTACGGATCACACCTGACTAATTTTAGGAACCTCAAGTCCAGGTTTGGGTCTGGCAGCTTCGGTGTTGAGAATGCAACGAGCCCTGCTCGTTCGGGCGTTGGCATGAGCCCTAGGCTGGGCAGCTCGAGTGGAGAGAAGCTGAGTCCACCCGGAAATTGTTTTATTAGTTCCATTCCCGCGAGTGAGATTGAGCTGTCTGAGGATTACACCTGTGTTAGAACCCATGGCCCCAACCCGAAGGTTACTCATATCTTTGGTGACTGCGTTTTAGAATGTCACAACAATGATTTGACCGATTTTTTGAAGAATAGTGAAGGCGGTGGCGAGGCAACCACCACCCCTGAGGGACTAGGGCAGTGCGACGTCCTTCCTCCTTATCCATCCGAGGATTTCTTGAAATTCTGTTACTCTTGCAAGAAGAGGTTGGATGGTGAGGATATCTTCATGTATAGGTTAGCCAACCTCGCCATTCCTCACCATCTTCGAGCTTTTCAGTTGGTATACATATATCTCTGCATATGCACGATTTTGATGAACTGTGATGGTTTTTGCAGAGGCGAGAAGGCGTTTTGCAGCTCAACTTGCCGCTCACAGGAGATGGAGATCGATGAGGAGGACTCGTCTGAAATCCTCTAG
- the LOC131015270 gene encoding FCS-Like Zinc finger 10-like isoform X2, translating into MLRKRTRSHQKDQNMNNTIPDSMYIHSDEKRKDNSLLKVPGLFVGFNARSSDSDSVRSPTSPLDFRIFSSLGNPFRCLRAQNEGHHKSWDCSKVGLSIIDSLDHELGETGKSIARPSDHRNILFGRQMSVRSPTFCSLEAPKSLPKDVAVFPSTLAKPANARKRDSDVVFEIGEAPFEQEASGSFRARSVDSGRYGSHLTNFRNLKSRFGSGSFGVENATSPARSGVGMSPRLGSSSGEKLSPPGNCFISSIPASEIELSEDYTCVRTHGPNPKVTHIFGDCVLECHNNDLTDFLKNSEGGGEATTTPEGLGQCDVLPPYPSEDFLKFCYSCKKRLDGEDIFMYRGEKAFCSSTCRSQEMEIDEEDSSEIL; encoded by the exons atgctGAGGAAGAGAACTAGATCACACCAAAAAGATCAAAACATGAATAATACAATACCTGATTCTATGTATATTCACTCCGATGAGAAGCGTAAAGATAACTCCCTTTTGAAGGTTCCTGGCTTGTTTGTGGGATTCAATGCCAGGAGCTCAGATTCTGATTCAGTGAGAAGCCCCACTTCGCCGTTAGATTTTAGGATTTTTTCGAGTTTAGGCAATCCCTTTAGGTGTCTAAGAGCACAGAATGAGGGGCACCACAAGAGCTGGGATTGTAGCAAAGTAGGTCTAAGCATTATAGATTCTCTCGACCACGAGCTTGGTGAGACGGGGAAGAGCATTGCCCGGCCATCTGATCATAGGAATATTCTTTTCGGACGACAGATGAGTGTTAGGAGCCCAACTTTTTGTTCTTTGGAGGCACCTAAGTCACTGCCTAAAGATGTTGCTGTTTTCCCTAGCACCCTTGCTAAGCCAGCCAATGCACGGAAGCGTGATTCTGATGTTGTGTTTGAGATTGGGGAGGCCCCGTTCGAGCAGGAGGCTTCTGGAAGCTTTCGTGCTCGTTCGGTGGATTCTGGAAGGTACGGATCACACCTGACTAATTTTAGGAACCTCAAGTCCAGGTTTGGGTCTGGCAGCTTCGGTGTTGAGAATGCAACGAGCCCTGCTCGTTCGGGCGTTGGCATGAGCCCTAGGCTGGGCAGCTCGAGTGGAGAGAAGCTGAGTCCACCCGGAAATTGTTTTATTAGTTCCATTCCCGCGAGTGAGATTGAGCTGTCTGAGGATTACACCTGTGTTAGAACCCATGGCCCCAACCCGAAGGTTACTCATATCTTTGGTGACTGCGTTTTAGAATGTCACAACAATGATTTGACCGATTTTTTGAAGAATAGTGAAGGCGGTGGCGAGGCAACCACCACCCCTGAGGGACTAGGGCAGTGCGACGTCCTTCCTCCTTATCCATCCGAGGATTTCTTGAAATTCTGTTACTCTTGCAAGAAGAGGTTGGATGGTGAGGATATCTTCATGTATAG AGGCGAGAAGGCGTTTTGCAGCTCAACTTGCCGCTCACAGGAGATGGAGATCGATGAGGAGGACTCGTCTGAAATCCTCTAG